The Leptospira stimsonii genome includes the window ACCGAACCAAATTGAAACTCCTGAAACAAGAAGAATGGCCGCCGCTAAAGAAACAATCCATCCGGAATGAAATACCGAATTCTTAAATTCCAAAAGTTTTCCGAATCGATTATCAACGGAACTTTTTCCTTCTCTTTCTTCCGAAAGAGCGTAGGCCACGACTGAATTCGTCCGAGTCGAAGCTTGGTACATAGAACGTGCTTTCTCATTTTTGAGTACGAAATTGAGTAATTCTTTCTTACCTTCCGTATCCAATTCACCATAGAGATATTTCCCTAATAGTTCTTCGAAATGTTCTATGTTATCCTCTTTCAACTTCATTGTATTTTGTTTAGAATTGTAATCCTTGACTTTCCATTTTTTCTCTCAATAAAGAGACGGCAGAAATCAACCTTCTACTAACTGTTCTTTCCGAAATTCCAAGCGCAAGCGCGGTTTCTTTCAGAGTCTTTCTTTCTAATTCCTTAAATAGTATTATACTTTTTTCCGGTTCAGGAAGACTCTCAATCGAATCTTTTATCGCTTTTTCTAAAAAAGCTTTCTCTAAATTTTCGGGAATTTCCGGGTTAACTTCTATATCTATGACCAAATCGCCGAGGCTAAGATTTCCAAATTCCTTTTTCTGCTTATTATAATGTTTGAAATATAGGTTTTTTGCAATGGAGCAAGTCCAAGTGCTAAAGGATGCGATATTTGGATCGAACTTCGCGAAAAATGTAAAGGCTTTTAAGAAGGCTTCTTGTGTAAGATCTTCCGAAACTTCCGGATCGCCGGAGATTTTGAGAAGAAAATGGTAAACCGTCCGATGGTTTTCTTCGTAGAGGGTTGAAAAATCTGTAGAATCGGATTGAACCATTTATAAAATGCTGTGGAAACAGGGTTTTTTGCAGTTTTTCAAAGAAATTGCGATCCTAAAAGCACAAAAAAGAAATTAAATCCTGCCATCGACTCCCCAATTTAACAAAAACTATGTCATATCAGCCTAAGAAGGATCAAAATAGAATGCTTCCTCGCATTTTTGGGAGAAAATTCCTTTGGATCATCCCGTTTATTTTTATCTTCAATTGTGCTTCTCACGATTTCGAGCCGAAAAGTTCCAGTTGTGCAGGAAAGAATAAAAAGAGGAATGAATGTTACGAAAAACTTTTTAGCTACTGCATTTTTAATAATCTCAGTACGGATAAACCGTTCACGAAGGAATGTACTTCAAATTCGGGCATAATCTTACTTCTTTCTTGTAGCGCCTTATTTCCTGAATGCCCTTCCTCGTCTAATTCTTCATCCTCATCGTCGAGTAGTTCCTCTAAATAAGATGGCGGTCGGAGATCTTTTTTCGTCGTTTCGAATTGAAAGTAGAATGGATCGTTCTCGAGATTCTTTTTCTGATGAAACGGAGTATACTAATAGATTTTTCCGAAAACAATTTCGAAAAAAACAATTCCGCTACAAATTCACCCGGGTCTTACTGTTATTAAATATATATGAGTGACGACGAGTTTACTTCGATTGAAATGATTCCTGGATATTTGGGTGGAAAGCCCTTTATCAAAGGAACCGGCGTTCGTGTTCTGGAAATACTAGATCTGCTCTTATCAGGAATGTCGAGAAAAGGAATTCTTCGGGAATATCCGGGAATTTCAAATGAGGATATTGACGCTTCCGTCGCGTATTTAGAAGCAAAGCTTGAAATTGCCAGACAAAACGAATATTTAAAAAGAAAAGCAGTCTAAAAAAATCCGCAATCGTTTAACAGAAATTTTGCATATAATTTGAATTTAAAATAGGAGAATCGTTTTTAAACTCTTTCTCCTATGATCGGCCCGCCGACTTTCTGCATCATTCTTTCTTTTGTAAGAATCAAATCATCTCGATTGTCCGCCGCCATTTCGCCCGGGCCATCCAAATATATAGCGCCCTTTGGACAGGCTTCCTCGCACAATCCGCAAAAGATACAACGTAACAAGTTGATTTCAAATTTCTTCGCAAACTTATCTTCCGGATGAAGGTGTTGAATTTCGGGAGTAACTTCCGCGGCCTCGATGTAAATGGCGTCCGCCGGACAAATCCACATACAACAAAAACAACTCGTGCACCGTTCTCTACCTTGTTCATCGCGTTTCATTGTGTGCATTCCACGAAAACGAGTGGAATACTTTCTTTTCTTTTCGGGAAATTCTATCGTAACGGCACCTCTCAGAAGGGCGGCTTTGATAAAATGTTTGAGCGTTATCCAAAGACCTTTTCCGATCGAATAGAAATAGAATTTCTCATACCAAGTTAGTTTATGTCGACTCGCAACCCGGATTACATTAACGGTTCCCAATTGAGCTAACCTCCTTCGGAGAAGAAGACAAATCTTTTACTAATTCCGCAAGTTTCCGGAATACGGATCCGGAATTCAGCAAGCCCTTCGGCGGATCCATTGCTTTCTGAAAATTCTGATTCAATCCGTTCTTATTGGTAAATGAACCGGTTTGCTCAGCAAATGTTTGAATTGGAACTCCATAGGTTACTTCCGAGATATCCGAAGTCAAATTTGTTTCCAATACAACGACCGTTGTTTTAGATGTTAGGGAAGGTAATAGTTCCTTTAGATTTTCTTTGATAACAAAAACCAAATCGATCACCCCGGATTCAACCGACTTACGAATCGATTCTATTCCTTGTGAAGAGACAAACCCTCCATCCACACCGCCTCTTGTGTTCGGTCTTAAATCGGTGGTCATCAAGAAGTCCTTTTGTTCCGGAGGTTTGGATTGAACAGAATCCACCCGAACTTCAAAAATCACCGTTTTTCCAAACGATCCTGCACTTTGTAGAATCGATTTCAAATTCTCATTCGATTCGGAGGCGCCACCTAAAATTGCAATTTGGTTTGCTTTTGTGATTTTCTCGGCGATCTCGGGCAATACGACCCCACTTTCCGAAGCCGCTCCATTCCGATAATATGCAAAAAGGCGATTCTCATTCAACCAATCGATATCGAAACGACCTTTGTCGCAGAGAAAATACATATCCTTCTCCTCGTCGATGCGAGGCATATAACGATACATTTTGTTGTCTCTTACGTTCGTAGTAATATTACAGCCAGTACTACAACCTGGACAGATCGATTCAGCGTTCTTATACCACCAAACTCTCGATTTAAATAAGGTTTTATTGTTTAAAAGAGCACCGGTCGGACAAAGATCCGCGAGCGCACCTTGAAAGTTATGCTGGATCGGTTCATTCTTCGCGAGACCTATGATTGAATGATATCCTCTTTCGAAAAGTCCGAGATTGGATTCTCCGACGATTTCTTCCTCAAATCGAACACAACGATAACAGACGATACAACGGTTGTGATTGATGATCAGATTTGATCCGATTTCTTCCTGTGGTACATTCCTTTTTTGTAATGTAAATCGGGAATTTCCTTTTCCTTCTTTAAATGCGTTGTCCTGAAGTTGGCATTCTCCTGCCTTGTCGCAAACGGGGCAATCCAGAGGATGATTCGCGAGGAGAAATTCCATCGTTCCTTCACGAGCCTCTTTGATTCGATCGTTTTTAGTAAAGATGGAAAGTCCTTCGGTGACTTTGGTATTGCAGGCGGCTTGTAGCCTTGGAACCCCTTCTATTTCGATAAGGCACATTCTGCACATACCGACAATGGAGAGTTTAGGGTGATAACAGAAGAAAGGAATTTCTATTCCGACATCTTTCGCCGCGGAGATAAGGTTTTTCTTTTCATCTACCTCATACTCGATTCCGTCGATTTTGATTTTTACCATGGAATCATCCTTTTGATTAAACCCGGGTATTGGGAAACAATTCTATAGAAACGTACCATTCTCATTCTGGCAACCCGTTTCTAAAAGTTCGCCGTTTTCGTTCTTTTGGTTTCGATTTCTCTGAAAGATTCGGAAAAACTTTCTTTCATTTTGAGACTGATTCTTAAAGTTCCAAGTCTTTGTAGTAATCCGGAACCGTGGCCCATTTTTGGAACCAGAGTGGATTGATCGCCCTTTGGTAGAGATAGGCGTCCACAAGAACTAAGTTCACTACGGCTTCGATAATCGGAACCGCTCGCGGGAGGACACAAGGATCGTGTCGACCTTTCGCTTCCAAAGTCGTTTCTTCTCCCTTGAGAGTCACGGTATTCTGCTTTTTAAAAATCGTAGAAGTCGGTTTAAATGCCGCGCGAATCACGAGTTCTTCCCCGTTGGAAATTCCACCCTGAAGTCCGCCGGAATTGTTCGTTTTGGTTCGAACACGTCCTGTTCCCTCTTCGACATAAAACTCATCGTTATGCGTGCTTCCCGTGAGAAGAGTTCCCGAAAATCCGGAACCTACTTCAAATCCTTTGCAAGCGGGAATAGAAAGAATCGCCTTCGCGAGATCTCCGTCTAACTTATCGTAAACGGGATCGCCTAAACCGGGGGGAAGGTTGTAAGAAACACATTTGATCGTTCCTCCGACGCTGTCGCCGGCTTCCTTCATCTTAAGAATCAGGTCTCTCATCGCATCGGCGCTGGTTGCATCAGGACATCGAACTTCGTTTTGGTCGACTTCTTCCCTCGACTTCGGATAATTTTCACCAATCTTGGATTGAACCGGTCCGATCGAATCGACCCAAGCAACGGTTTCGATTCCTAAATCGTCTTTCAGTATCATTCTTGCGATGGCCGCCGCCGCCACTCTACCGATCGTTTCTCGGACGGAAGAACGACCGCCTCCGACATGTGCGCGGAACCCGTATTTCACTTGATACGTATAATCCGCGTGGGAAGGGCGAAAGGTTGTTCTTAAATTTTCATAATCTTTTGAAATCGTATTTTGATTGTTTACGATCAATGCAATCGGAGCCCCGATTGTTTTTCCCTCGAAAACTCCGGACACGACGCGAACCGTATCAGCCTCGTCACGAGGAGTCGTTAATTTGCTTTGACCGGGTCTTCTTCGGTTTAAGTCTTTTTGAATTTCTTCTAAACGAATGGGGATTCCCGCGGGAACTCCTTCGACTACGACGCCCACGGACTCACCGTGAGATTCTCCAAACGTGCTGACTTTAAAAATTTTTCCCCAACTTGAAGGCATAATACCAAGAAAACAAGGTAAACCTCAGGGATAAAGCGCGTTTCTGAAAGAATCTTTTGGTTTTCTCAGGCCACCGAACGAGGTGCGGTTCCTCTAAAATTCTGATCCACCTTTTCGAAAAGACTCGGCTCTAATTCAGGATCGATAATGTAAATCACTCTTCGAGGATCCATACTATTGTTGAGATTGAAAATCGCCTTTCTTTTATCTTCCCGGAAAGAATGAGGATCGTATCCATCAATTCTGATTTTACCTTTGTTGGTGATCAGAGGTCGAATCGTTCCGATTCTTTCTAAAAGTGGCCTCGTCTGATGCCTGTAGATCTCTTTGATGACGCAGGTTTCAAAATGCACCTTTCTCTGTGAGTCCATTGACACAACGATGATGTAATCTCCGGGATTCAGAACGCTCTGGTTTTCACAAAGACTCAATGCCATTAGGTC containing:
- a CDS encoding RNA polymerase sigma factor, producing MVQSDSTDFSTLYEENHRTVYHFLLKISGDPEVSEDLTQEAFLKAFTFFAKFDPNIASFSTWTCSIAKNLYFKHYNKQKKEFGNLSLGDLVIDIEVNPEIPENLEKAFLEKAIKDSIESLPEPEKSIILFKELERKTLKETALALGISERTVSRRLISAVSLLREKMESQGLQF
- a CDS encoding DUF433 domain-containing protein, with translation MSDDEFTSIEMIPGYLGGKPFIKGTGVRVLEILDLLLSGMSRKGILREYPGISNEDIDASVAYLEAKLEIARQNEYLKRKAV
- a CDS encoding NuoI/complex I 23 kDa subunit family protein translates to MGTVNVIRVASRHKLTWYEKFYFYSIGKGLWITLKHFIKAALLRGAVTIEFPEKKRKYSTRFRGMHTMKRDEQGRERCTSCFCCMWICPADAIYIEAAEVTPEIQHLHPEDKFAKKFEINLLRCIFCGLCEEACPKGAIYLDGPGEMAADNRDDLILTKERMMQKVGGPIIGERV
- a CDS encoding 2Fe-2S iron-sulfur cluster-binding protein; translation: MVKIKIDGIEYEVDEKKNLISAAKDVGIEIPFFCYHPKLSIVGMCRMCLIEIEGVPRLQAACNTKVTEGLSIFTKNDRIKEAREGTMEFLLANHPLDCPVCDKAGECQLQDNAFKEGKGNSRFTLQKRNVPQEEIGSNLIINHNRCIVCYRCVRFEEEIVGESNLGLFERGYHSIIGLAKNEPIQHNFQGALADLCPTGALLNNKTLFKSRVWWYKNAESICPGCSTGCNITTNVRDNKMYRYMPRIDEEKDMYFLCDKGRFDIDWLNENRLFAYYRNGAASESGVVLPEIAEKITKANQIAILGGASESNENLKSILQSAGSFGKTVIFEVRVDSVQSKPPEQKDFLMTTDLRPNTRGGVDGGFVSSQGIESIRKSVESGVIDLVFVIKENLKELLPSLTSKTTVVVLETNLTSDISEVTYGVPIQTFAEQTGSFTNKNGLNQNFQKAMDPPKGLLNSGSVFRKLAELVKDLSSSPKEVSSIGNR
- the aroC gene encoding chorismate synthase yields the protein MPSSWGKIFKVSTFGESHGESVGVVVEGVPAGIPIRLEEIQKDLNRRRPGQSKLTTPRDEADTVRVVSGVFEGKTIGAPIALIVNNQNTISKDYENLRTTFRPSHADYTYQVKYGFRAHVGGGRSSVRETIGRVAAAAIARMILKDDLGIETVAWVDSIGPVQSKIGENYPKSREEVDQNEVRCPDATSADAMRDLILKMKEAGDSVGGTIKCVSYNLPPGLGDPVYDKLDGDLAKAILSIPACKGFEVGSGFSGTLLTGSTHNDEFYVEEGTGRVRTKTNNSGGLQGGISNGEELVIRAAFKPTSTIFKKQNTVTLKGEETTLEAKGRHDPCVLPRAVPIIEAVVNLVLVDAYLYQRAINPLWFQKWATVPDYYKDLEL